GGCCACCTTCGTCGGCGCCCTCGTACGGATCCCGTACACCTTCGCTGTCGCCCGCTTCGGCGGACGCAACTGGACGATCTTCAGCGCCCTGTTGCTGCTCCTGCCGACCGGCGCCGCGTACGCGGTGATGGAGCCGGGGACCTCGTACACCACCTTCATGGCCGTCGCCGCGCTCACCGGCCTCGGCGGCGGCAACTTCGCCTCATCCATGACCAACATCAACTCCTTCTTCCCGCTGCGCGAGAAGGGCTGGGCGCTCGGCCTCAACGCGGGCGGCGGCAACGTCGGCGTCCCTGTCGTGCAGCTCGTCGGGCTGCTGGTGATCGGGACGGCCGGGGCCACGCACCCCAGGATCGTGCTCGCGGTGTATCTGCCGCTGATCGTCGCCGCCGCCGTCTGCGCCGCGCTGTTCATGGACAACCTGGCACCGGTGCGCAACGACACCGGGGCCGCGAAGGAGGCCGCAGGCGACCGGCACACCTGGATCATGGCCGTGCTCTACATCGGGACGTTCGGCTCCTTCATCGGCTACAGCTTCGCCTTCGGTCTGGTGCTCCAGACACAGTTCGGGCGTACGCCGCTGGAGGCGGCCTCGCTGACCTTCGTGGGACCGCTGCTCGGCTCGCTGATACGGCCCGTCGGCGGCAGGCTCGCCGACCGGCACGGCGGCGCCCGTATCACCCTGTGGAACTTCGCCGGGATGGCGGCGGCGACCGTCGTGGTGATCTTCGCCTCGCTGACCGAGTCGCTGCCCGTCTTCCTCGTCGGCTTCACCGCGCTGTTCCTGCTCAGTGGCCTCGGCAACGGCTCGACGTACAAGATGATCCCCGGCATCTTCCAGACGAAAGCCCTGGCCAGGGGCCTGACGGGGGAGGCGGCGGCGCGGTACGGGCGCCGGCTCTCCGGCGCGTCCATGGGGCTGATCGGTGCCGTCGGCGCCCTCGGCGGGCTCGGGGTCAACCTCGCCTTCCGGCAGTCCTTCCAGCAGTCGGCGGGTACGGGCACCGCCGCGTTCGTGGCCTTCCTCGGCTTCTACGCGGTGTGCTCGGCGCTCACCTGGGCGGTATACCTTCGGAAGCAGACGGCCGGACCGGCGACGGAGGCGGACACCGGAGCCGGGGGCGGCATGCGGCGCGGTCTCGATTACGCGGAGGTGTGAGCCCGGCTCCGCGTCGGAGCCGTACCGGAGCCGTACGGACGAGAGAGCGGGACCCCAGACCATGTCCGAACAGCAGCAGCACGGCCCACTCGCCGGATTCACCGTCGGCGTCACCGCCGCCAGGCGCGCCGACGAACTGGGGGCGCTGCTCACGCGGCGCGGCGCCGTCGTCGTGCACGCCCCCGCCCTGCGTATCGTGCCGGTCTCCGACGACACCGAACTCCTCGCCGCCACCAAGGAGTTGATCGCCGCCCCGCCCCATGTGGTGATCGCCACGACGGCCATCGGCTTCCGCGGCTGGGTGGAGGCGGCCGAGGGCTGGGGTTACGGCCAGGACCTGCTGGAGTGTCTGCGCGGCACCGAACTGCTGGCGCGCGGCCCGAAGGTGAAGGGCGCGATCCGCGCCGCCGGGCTGACCGAGGAGTGGTCGCCGGAGTCCGAGTCCATGGCGGAGGTGCTCGACCGGCTGCTGACCGAGGGCGTCGACGGACGCCGGGTGGCGCTCCAGCTGCACGGGGAGCCGCTGCCCGGTTTCGTGGAGGCGCTGCGGGCCGGGGGCGCCGAGGTCGTCGTCGTACCGGTCTACCGCTGGATGCCGCCCGAGGACATCGCGCCCGTCGACCGGCTCATCGAGGCGACCGTCGCGCGGACCCTGGACGCCGTCACGTTCACCAGCGCGCCCGCCGCCGCGTCGCTGTTCTCGCGGGCCAGGGAGCGCGGTCTGCTGGACGCGCTGGTCGAGGCGCTCCACCACGATGTGCTCGCCGCCTGCGTGGGGCCTGTCACGGCCCTGCCGCTCCAGGAGCACGGTATCGACACCGTGCAGCCCGAACGCTTCCGCCTGGGCCCGCTGGTTCAGGTCCTCTGCCTCGAACTGCCGGGCCGCACACGGACCTTGACGGTCGCGGGCCGCCGCTTCGAGATCCGTGGCCACGCGGTGCTGCTGGACGGCGAGCCCCGGCCCGTACCGCCCGCCGGAATGGCCCTGGTGACCGCGCTCGCCAAGCGGCCGGGCTGGGTGGTCTCGCGGGCCGATCTGCTGAGGGCCCTGCCGGGGGCGGGCAGCGACGAGCACGCCGTCGAGACCGCCATGGCCCGGCTCCGTACGGCACTCGGGGCGCCGGAACTGATCCAGACGGTCGTCAAGCGCGGCTACCGGCTGGCGCTGGATCCGGCGGCCGGCACGAAGTACGACAGCGCGTGAGGACAGACTGCTCGAACAGCGGGCCAGTGACCGTCCGTCGATCACGGGCACCCGCTGCGGTACCGAACCGGAACCTGGGCGTCTATTTTAATCGGATGGTCAACGACTCTCCTCAGTTCCGGCCCGCGCGCGCGGAGGACGCCGGTGCTCTCGCCGCGGCGCTCCTGCGCAACAGGGATCACATGGGTCCCTGGTCGCCGTACCGCCCGGCCGACTTCTTCACCCCCGAGGCGCAGGCCACCCTGCTGTCCGACCCCTCCGCCCTGCGCTGGCTCTTCGTCGACGGGCCCGATGTCGTGGGCCAGGCCACCCTCTCGACCCTCGTGCTCGGACCGTTCCGCAGCGCGAGCCTCGGCTACTGGACCGACGCCGCGTACACCGGGCGCGGACTGGCCACCCGCGCGGTCGAGGAGGTCTGCCGGGCCGCTCTGGAGGATCTGGGGCTGCACCGGATCGAGGCGAGCACGATGCCGTCCAACATCGGCTCGCAACGGGTCCTGGGCAAATGCGGGTTCGGGCTCATCGGGACGGCGCCGCGCTATCTGCACATCGACGGGGCCTGGCGTGACCACCATCTCTACCAGCGGATCCTGCACGACGGGCCGCCGAACAGGGCGCTGTAGCGCGCCGCGGAACCGGCCGCACCGTAAAGCCGTAAGAGGGCGTTCCGGGGGCCCGGGTTCCGTCCCGCGCCCAGAATTCACCGGACGAGGTTGAGTTGAGTTGCTTCCGGAGGGGTGCCGGAGTCGTGCCGGGGCATGCACTCTGGGGAGTAAGCGGCAGGACGGTACCGAGGCGGTGACAGGCACATGACTACGGGCGTGGGCTCGTACGAGTGGAGATTCGACTCCGGGCGCGTCTGCCTGGATCTGGTGGCCACCGGAGAGCCGGACCCGAAGGGGTTCGAAGAGAAGCCGCCGGAGGGCGACGCGGGACTCCTCGGCCGGTGGCTCACCGGCTCGGGCCTCGTGCCCCCGGGTACCCCGCTCATCGGCGTCGACACCGGCTGGGTCCGGCGCTTCCACGAACTGCGCGACTGCGTGGGCCAGTTGGTACGCGCGGAGATCGACGGACGGTACGCGGCAGCGGCGCTGGAGCGCGTCAACGTGATCGCGGCCGGCGCACCGCCCGGGATCCGGGCCGTACGTGAGCCGGGCGGCGGCCTCGTCCGCACCCTGAGCGACGAACCCGAATGCGGCGCGCTGCTCGCGGCGGTGGCCAGGGACACGGTGGACCTGCTGACCGATCCCGTCGCGCGGGCGCGACTGCGGCAGTGCGAGGGCGACAGCTGCCGGCGGGTGTACCTGGACACCTCACGCGGTCGCCGCCGCCGCTGGTGTTCCAGCGAGGTGTGCGGCAACAGGGAACGGGTCGCGAGACACCGCCGCCGCGCGGCCCTCGCCCGCGCCTGACCCGCCGAACCCACGCCCGACCCCGGTCCTGGTCCGGCTCGGGCACCCCCGTATAAAGATCTTGAAAGATTTCCGCTGCGCCGTTGAGCAGATCCCTTCACGGGTCCGTAAGTCACCGTGATGGGAACAAGCAGCCGTCTCAAGGTCTCGACCCGGGAGGTTCAGGTGCGCAAGGATGCGGCCGTGGCCGATGACCGACCTCACCGGGCCCGGCACCGGAGCGAGGCACAGCGCACCAATTCCTCCGTTCCCGACGAGGAGTTGATGCGCGCCCTTTACCGGGAACACGCCGGACCGCTGCTCGCCTACGTCCTGCGCCTCGTCGCGGGTGACCGGCAACGGGCCGAGGACGTCGTGCAGGAGACGCTCATCCGTGCCTGGAAGAACGCCGGTCAGCTCAATCGGGCGACCGGCTCTGTCCGACCCTGGCTGGTGACGGTCGCACGACGCATCGTCATCGACGGTCACCGCAGCCGGCAGGCCCGGCCGCAGGAGGTCGACCCGTCGCCGCTGGAGGTCATGCCCGCGGAGGACGAGATCGACAAGGCGTTGTGGCTGATGACGCTCTCTGATGCCCTCGATGATTTGACCCCCGCCCACCGGGAAGTTCTGGTGGAGACGTACTTCAAGGGACGCACGGTCAACGAGGCCGCCGAGACGCTTGGTATACCCAGTGGGACCGTGCGTTCGCGGGTGTTCTACGCACTGCGGTCCATGAAGCTCGCGCTGGAGGAGAGGGGGGTCTCGGCATGAC
The nucleotide sequence above comes from Streptomyces sp. NBC_01716. Encoded proteins:
- a CDS encoding nitrate/nitrite transporter; amino-acid sequence: MTGPTITDEAPGAGRGRWIERWDPEDPVFWERTGRRTARRNLLFSVLSEHIGFSIWTLWSVMVLFMGPEYGVDPAGKFFLIGMATFVGALVRIPYTFAVARFGGRNWTIFSALLLLLPTGAAYAVMEPGTSYTTFMAVAALTGLGGGNFASSMTNINSFFPLREKGWALGLNAGGGNVGVPVVQLVGLLVIGTAGATHPRIVLAVYLPLIVAAAVCAALFMDNLAPVRNDTGAAKEAAGDRHTWIMAVLYIGTFGSFIGYSFAFGLVLQTQFGRTPLEAASLTFVGPLLGSLIRPVGGRLADRHGGARITLWNFAGMAAATVVVIFASLTESLPVFLVGFTALFLLSGLGNGSTYKMIPGIFQTKALARGLTGEAAARYGRRLSGASMGLIGAVGALGGLGVNLAFRQSFQQSAGTGTAAFVAFLGFYAVCSALTWAVYLRKQTAGPATEADTGAGGGMRRGLDYAEV
- a CDS encoding uroporphyrinogen-III synthase; translation: MSEQQQHGPLAGFTVGVTAARRADELGALLTRRGAVVVHAPALRIVPVSDDTELLAATKELIAAPPHVVIATTAIGFRGWVEAAEGWGYGQDLLECLRGTELLARGPKVKGAIRAAGLTEEWSPESESMAEVLDRLLTEGVDGRRVALQLHGEPLPGFVEALRAGGAEVVVVPVYRWMPPEDIAPVDRLIEATVARTLDAVTFTSAPAAASLFSRARERGLLDALVEALHHDVLAACVGPVTALPLQEHGIDTVQPERFRLGPLVQVLCLELPGRTRTLTVAGRRFEIRGHAVLLDGEPRPVPPAGMALVTALAKRPGWVVSRADLLRALPGAGSDEHAVETAMARLRTALGAPELIQTVVKRGYRLALDPAAGTKYDSA
- a CDS encoding GNAT family N-acetyltransferase; the protein is MVNDSPQFRPARAEDAGALAAALLRNRDHMGPWSPYRPADFFTPEAQATLLSDPSALRWLFVDGPDVVGQATLSTLVLGPFRSASLGYWTDAAYTGRGLATRAVEEVCRAALEDLGLHRIEASTMPSNIGSQRVLGKCGFGLIGTAPRYLHIDGAWRDHHLYQRILHDGPPNRAL
- a CDS encoding CGNR zinc finger domain-containing protein encodes the protein MTTGVGSYEWRFDSGRVCLDLVATGEPDPKGFEEKPPEGDAGLLGRWLTGSGLVPPGTPLIGVDTGWVRRFHELRDCVGQLVRAEIDGRYAAAALERVNVIAAGAPPGIRAVREPGGGLVRTLSDEPECGALLAAVARDTVDLLTDPVARARLRQCEGDSCRRVYLDTSRGRRRRWCSSEVCGNRERVARHRRRAALARA
- a CDS encoding sigma-70 family RNA polymerase sigma factor, which translates into the protein MGTSSRLKVSTREVQVRKDAAVADDRPHRARHRSEAQRTNSSVPDEELMRALYREHAGPLLAYVLRLVAGDRQRAEDVVQETLIRAWKNAGQLNRATGSVRPWLVTVARRIVIDGHRSRQARPQEVDPSPLEVMPAEDEIDKALWLMTLSDALDDLTPAHREVLVETYFKGRTVNEAAETLGIPSGTVRSRVFYALRSMKLALEERGVSA